GGTAGATCGGCAGCATGACTCCGCCACGCGACAGCCACTCGGGCGGAGCGGTGTCCGGGTAGTCCGAGACGCGCCGCAGTGGGAACTCCCCCAGGCCGGGCGGAAGCGGATGTACCCCCGTCTCGGGGATTCGCAGGGTCCGCTGGAACGACACCGTCGCCGGTCCCAGCCCCAACTGGTCCTGGACGATCTCCACCACTGTCTTGCCCGTCATGACTACCTCCATCTCGGCGTGTTGCCGATATCTGTAGCAGCACGCTCCGACAGGACCGAAACTGTGCCTGACCAGGGCGGTTCGGCTCCAGCGGGCTGATCCCCGACACCGAGATCGGCATTTCTGACCCGGCCGAACCGACGTCAGCCCTACGCTGACCGTGTTGCCAGATGGCAACCGCCGATCGACGCGTGGGGACTCGACGGTCGGCGCCGCACGACGTCGCAATGGGGGGACGGAAGTGGTTGCTGTTGTCGGATTGGTCCCGCGTCTGCTGGCGGCCATGGGCTTGTTGTTGTTCCCCCTGTCCGTGACGCCGACCGCATCGGCGGACCCGTGCCCCGACATCGGAGTGGCCTTCGCGCGAGGCACCGCGGAACAGCCCGGACCGGGTGCGGCGGGCCAACGATTCATCGACTCGCTCAGGGCTCAGGCGTTCCCGCGCACCGTGGGCATGTACGGCGTCAACTATCCCGCCAGCGCCAATTTCGCGGCTGGCCCGGCGTTCACTATGAACGTCGTCGACGGTGTGCGGGACGAAGCCAACCATGTGCGGGGCGTCGTGTCCGTCTGCCCGCAGACCCAGATGGTGCTCGGCGGATACTCCCAGGGCGCCGCGGTGACGGCGCTCGTCACCTCGGGCATCGTGCCGGCCGGGGTGAGCCCCGAGGCCCTCCCGCCTCCGTTGCCGCCGGACGTCGCCGACAACGTGGTCGCGGTGGTGCTCTTCGGTAAACCGGCCGGACCGGCGCTGCCGAAGTATGGCGTGCCCGCGCTCGATGTCGGACCCGTGTACGCGGGGAGAGCTCAGGAGCTGTGTGCACCCGGTGACACGGTGTGCTCCGGCGGCTTCGGCCCGGGGTCTGGCACCGCGCACGTGCAGTACGCGGTCAACGGGATGGCCGATCAGGCAGCTGCTTTCGCGGTCAGTCGGCTCGTGGCGTTGCCTGCGCCGGTGTGATCCGAGAAGCGGCGGCTGCTCAACTAGCTTCTCCAGTCCTCGACAACGATGCGCCACCGCTCCCCCAACTCGTCAGCGAGCCGCTGCAGGGCGCGGGTCAGGCACAGTGTCCCGCGGGCTGAGCCGCCGTCGAGTATCGGTGAGACGATGACACCGTCCACGACGCCAAGCCGCGCCAGGTCCGCCAGATAGGATCCCAGCCCGGCATGCGTACCGTAGTAACGCAGTCGATTCTGTAACTCTGACGACTCCGCATGCTCGACAGGCACCAACTTCTGGGACGAGGCGCAGGCCGCCTCCGCCAAGCCGACGTGCAGATCCAGCAACGACAGGCGCGGTGACGTGTGTTTGATTCGCTCAGCGATCACATACGCACGGCCCAAATGCGGCGCATAGATGACCGACGCCGGACGCCGGACGCCTTGGACGTACACATCTTCAGGCTGGTGGCCCAAGCTGCTCGCAGCGAACCCGGCTGGCCTGCCCTGCTGAGCGATGATCACCGTGAATATCAGCTCCGGCCTGTATGACATGGCCTGTCTTGGGCTGGAGTGCTGTGCGTCAGCTCCGTGTCGTGAAGGATTCGAGCTCATCGGCCGCTGCGATCAGTTGACGGGTGTACTCGAATTCAGGCGATGAGATCAGGTCGGCAGTCGGCTTATCCTCGAGAATCTCGCCGGAGTGAATCACCGCGGTCCGTTGCGCAATGCTGGTGATTACGCCGAGATCATGCGACACGAAGAGAAGAGCCAGTTGGAGCTCCTGGCTGAGTGTCTTCAACATCCGCAGGATCTTTGCCTGCACCGAGACGTCCAGTGCGGAGGTGATCTCATCACAGATCAGGAGTTTCGGCTCCGCAGCCAGTGCTGAGGCGATCATCACCCGCTGCCGTTGACCGCCGGACAACTCGCGCGGCCGGCGTGCCGCCGCGGAGGCATCCAGCTCCACCAGATCGAGATAGCGTCGAACCTCGTCGGCGTTGGCGGCGCGCCGACCACCTCGCCTCAGCTGAATCGGACGACCGACGATCTCGTTCACCGTCAATGCGGGGTTCAAAGACAGCGTCGGATTCTGAAACACAACCTGAATCGAGCGCAGCTGCTCAGTGGAACGATCCTTGTAGCGCAACGGCAGATTCTGTCCGTCGAAGGTGATCGTTCCACCGTTCGCGTCCACGAGCCCACTGATGCAGCGGGTCAGCGTCGTCTTACCGCTGCCTGATTGGCCCGCGATGGCGACCCGCTCGCCCACCCCGATCCGCAGATCTACGTTCCGCAGGATGGGCACGTAGGTTCCCCGGGATCGGTATCCGGCCTGCAGGCCCTGCACAGTCAGGACATCGCCTTGACTGTGCAGCTGGGTATCGGCCGCCGCTCCCCTGCCCTGCGGTTGCGCAGGGCCGGTGACCGAGACGGTGCTAGGCGGGCGGGACGCCACGGGCTCAGGTGCATCGATCCGGGCTCGGTGGCTGGGAATCGCGGCGACCAGGCTCTTGGTGTACTCGTGCTGAGGGTCCTGAAGCACAGTCCGAGCATCGCCGGTCTCCACGATGCGACCCCGATGCATGACACACACGCGGTCCGCCAGATCTGCGACCACGCGGAGATCGTGCGAGACGTACACCATCGCGACGCCCAGTTCGTCTCTCAGCGAGCGGATTTCACGCACGATGAGGGCCTGTGTCAGCAGGTCCAGTCCGGTGGTCGGCTCATCGAACACAACTGCCCCAGGCCGCGCGGCAAGTGCTGCACCGATGGCAAGACGCTGCTGTTGACCACCGGAGAGCTGATGCGGAAACCGCCTGATGAAGTCGCGGTCGGTGGGCAGGTCGACGCGGCTCAGCGCAGCACCGATGCCTGACGAACTCTGGTCGCGGCCCGCATGTGCGGCCAGCATCGAGTTGATCAGCTTGGCGACCCGCATCGAAGGATTCAGGGCAGACGGCGGGTCCTGGGGGACGTAGGCGATCTCCAGACCGCGCACCGCCCGCAGCTGTGCCGGTGTCAGCTCGAGCAGATTCCTTCCGGAGACTTCGACACGGCCGGCGAGCGTCACGCCGGGGGTTGCATAGCCCAGCAACGCCAGAGACGTCGTGGTCTTACCGCTGCCGGACTCTCCGATGATTCCCAGGATCTCACCCGGTGCCACCGAGAACGACACGTCCTCGACGATCTTCGTGCCGTCGTCGAGTTCGGCGGTCAACCCCGCGACGTTGATGAATGCAGTGCCTGTCTTCGCCGGGGAGGTCAATGATTCCGCCGTCACGACTTCGTCCTATCCGCGCGTACGCCAGAGCGTTTCAGTGTGTTGCGACGACGTGTTCGCGCCGCTCGATCGCCGGCGAGGTTGACGCCGAAGATGAACAGGCCGATCAGCACCGCAGGGGCCAAGGTTGCCAGTGGCTGGATGGACAACCCGATCCGATTCTCGGACACCATGAGTGCCCAGTTCGACGACGGCGGGGTCTCACCGAGGCCGAGGAACGTCGCGCCGGCGATGAGGAGAATCGAGGACGCGGTGCGAGTCCCGAAGTCGGCGGCCAGCGTAGGCATGACGTTCGGCCACACGTCCCGACGGGCTATCGCGAACGTACGCTCACCTCTCAGCCAGGAGGCGTCGACATAGCTCGAGAGCACGACGTCACTCGCGCTTGCGCGGGCAAGCCTGCACACCTGCGGGAAGTGGCCGATGATCACCGCCACGACGACGACGGTCACGCCCTTTCCCGCGCTCGTTGCCAGCAGCAGCAGCAACAGGATCGGCGGAAACGCAAGGACGACGTCGTTGAGCCAGGTCATGACCCGTTCGGCACCACCACCGCGCAACGCCATGAAGACGCCCACCGGAGCGGCCAGCAGGTAGGAGACGGCGGTGGCGACGACTCCTGTGACGATCAATCCGAGTCCGCCGTAGAGCACCCGGGACCACACGTCGCGTCCCAGCGCATCCAGGCCGAGCAGCCCGATCTGGGAACTGTAGGGGGTGCCCACCACCTCGGTGGGCGAATACGGCGCGATGAAGCGGCCGAAGACTGCAAACAGGAGGATTCCGGTCAGGATGACGAGCCCGACTTTGCGCTGAGTGGTCATCGCTGTCCCCACCGCCGCGGGGTCACCAGGACGATCAGGGCGTCGTTCAGGGTGTTGACCACGATGTAGACAGCTGCGATCAGCGCTGTCACACCCAGAATGACCGGGAAGTCCCGCTGCAGAGTCGCATTCACGGCCATCAATCCGATTCCCGGGTACTGGAACACGGTCTCCACCAGAACCACTCCACCCACCAGATAGACAAGGATGAACGAGATGCTCTGTATGCAGGGCGCCAGTGAATTGCGGAGCGCGTACTTGAAGACAATGTCACGCTCCTTGACGCCGTTCAGCCTGGCCATCTTCACGTACTCAGACGACATCGCCTCAGCAACGCCGGCCCGCACGATGCGCAGCGCGTAACCCATGTTCACCAAAACCATTGTGAGGACCGGTAGTACGAGGACACGTGGATCGGCGAGCGGACTGCCGTTCGCCGGGAACACCGAGATCGCCGGAATCACGCCGTTGCTCTGCACACCAATCAGATAGGCCAGCAGCGCGCCCAGGGTGAACTCGGGCATCGAAAGGAACCCCAGAGTCGACGTTGAGATGATCCGATCAACGCGAGACCCGGGCGAGGCGCCAGCGTAGGCGCCGAGCACCAGCGCTGCCGGTACGAGCAGCAGTAGCGCGCACCCTGCCAGGATCAACGAATTCGAGATACGTGGCGCAAGAATCGATGTCACTGACTCCTGGGAGACCAGAGACTTGCCGAAGTCACCGGACAACACGCCCGTCAACCAGTTCCAATAACGCTCCAGCAGGGGCTGATTGAGCCCCAGCGACTCCCGGATCGCAGCGATCCGCTCGGGTGAGGCGCTGCGGCCCAGCACCGCGCTGACGGGGTCCCCCGGCAGCAGAGCGGCGGCGAAGAAGGCGAGTGTGAGGACCGTGAACAGCAGCGCGATCCCAGCGCCCACACGCTTGGCTATCACCACTCCGACGGCGATCCAGGGTCTCTGCTGCAGCATCGCCGACACCCGTGCTGCAATTGATCGCTCATCACTGACTTCGTTCGAACTCGTCGGACTCAGCCCGACATCAAGACTCATCGAATGGCTCCTTCAACACAAAGCGGTCGAGCACACAGTCGTGGCGGCCCCGCCCACGACTGTGTTCCTCCTGCGAGCACGTCACCGATCCACACGCTGGCGGTCCCGCTGCCGTACAGCGCGCTCACAGACACCGGCGAACAGTACGGGACGGATGACCCGGGCACAGCGCGTGCTTCGGGTCATGCGCCGATCGTCGTGGTGGCCGGTCATGAATCGCCGGAGTTCGCGGACGGACTCCCTGCGCTTAACGCGTAGCCTCCGCGGTGGTACAGCAGTGCCTCCCGCGCTTGCCGCTCGGAGTGGAAATCGAGGACCCGTCCAACGACCAGATGATGGTCTCCGATCGTGTATTCGGCTTCGAGGCGACAGTCGATCCATCCGAGCACACCGGACAGGACTGGGTTTCCACCAGGGCTCGGGGTCCAGTCCACACCAGCCCACTTGTCGTCGGCCCTCCGGGCAAAGTTGCTCGAGAGGTCGTGTTGCCCCGCGGCCAGGACATTGCAGCAGAACGACCCGTGCTCACGGATGCGGGGGTAGCTCACCGAGGTGATGCTGGGAGCGAACGCGATGTACGGCGGGTCCAACGACAGTGACAGAAAAGACTGGCACGTCATGCCAACGGGGTCGTCGGCATCAGCGGTGACAACCACGATCCCTGAGGGGAAGACACCCATGATGTCGCGCAACTCTCGTTGGTCGAACGACCGACCGGCTTCTCGTTGTTCAGTCACCGGCGGAGAGGTTTCGGGCCATGAGGTTCATCGCGGCGATCCCGTGCGCATTGCTGGTCATCCACTCCTCGATCAGGTCGTCGAGGTGATCGAGTTGACTTGTAGCGACCGGAAATGCTGCCGTCGCCACCGTCGCGCCGAGTTCGACCAGCACGGGACGCAGTTGTGTCTCCGCGGCTAGATAGTGCCGGTCAGACCCGATGGTCATCAGCGGAACTGCGAAGACGCCCGCCAGATCACCGGCCCCGTAATGGTCTAGGAATGCCTTCAGCAGGCCGGTGAAGCTGGCCTTGTACGTCGGGGTCGCGACGACGACCACATCGGCATCGAGCACCCGATGCTTCGCGTCGAGCACCTTCGTGGAGCTGAAATCGAATACTTCAGACGCAATCTCGCTGAGTTCGAGGGTGTGGGGATCGCTGTCACCGAGTTTCTCGGCCAGACGTCTGGCCGCGGCCACGGTCCGTGACCCCGGCTGGGGGTTCCCGCTCACGATCGAGACCTTCAACGCGCTCATCGGGGCATCCTTCCTGGTGTTGTCGAATCGACGGTTCTGTCAGAACGCACGCAGGTTGTCCCGGAGAAACTCGTGGCCATACTCGGTCCTGACCCGACCGCGACGTTGCAGCGCGGGCACCAACCCCTCCGTCACCTCGGCCACGAATCGGCGGTTCAGGCTGTTGGAGCCGGTGTAGATCAGGAACCCATCGCCACCGACCTCGTCGACGATCTCCCCCATCCGGTCAGCAACCTCGTCGGGTGTGCCCACCAGCTCGACGCGAGGCGAGAGGTAGTCGATCGCCAGCTCGCGCAACGTCTTTCCGCTTCCACGCTGCAGAAACATCTCCAGGGCGGACTGTTCGCCGTCGGTCGTGAGGTCCTGTGGCGGCACCTCGTCGAGCGGGAACTGTGAGAAGTCGATGTCGGTCGTGAAGGAGAACTGCGCCAAGATGTTCTCCACCGCGCGATCACTGGTGATGTTCCGCCGGTTAGCCGCCACCGCCTCCTCGGTGGTGGCCCCCAGGACCGGCATCATGATGAACAGGATCTTGATCTCGTCGGGGTTTCGACCGTGCGCGGCGGCACGGGCACGCACATCGTCGCGGAACTTGCGCATGTCCTCGATGCTGCCCGGGTTGGCGACGATCGAATCTGCGTACTTGGCCGCGAAGTCACGGCCTTTGGGTGAGCCACCTGCCTGCACGAACACCGGCTGCCCATTGGGCGGACGAACAGTGGTGAGCGGACCCTTCGAACGGAAGTACTCGCCATCGTGATCCACCGCGCGCACGCTGCCCGGCGCAAAGTACGCACCGGTCTCGCGATCACGGACGATGTTGTCGGCATCCCAGGAGTTCCACAGTTCACGCACCAGATCGATGTACTCGTGGGCGATGTCGTAACGCTTGTCGTGGGGCGGCAGCTTGTCCATGCCGAAGTTCAGTGCGGCCTGATTCTGCGCGGACGTCACGATGTTCCAGCCGAATCGCCCCTTGGCGATGTGGTCCACCGTGGCCACCGTTCGAGCCAGCATGTAGGGCGGATAGAAAGCCGTGGACATGGTTGCGATGATTCCGAGCCGCGACGTGGCAGCTGCGATGACGGCCGCGAGCGGAACCGGATCATGCTTGGGTGCCCACAGGGCGTGCTTGAGATAGGTGTCAAAGGAGCGGCCGTAGGCATCGGGAACGCTGACAGTGTCCTCGAACATCATGTAGTCGAAGCCGGCGCGCTCCAACGACTGCGCCATCTCGACATAGAACTTTCCGTCCCACGGCTCATCTGGCGGCGAGAACGGTCCGGTGAAGTCGTTGGCGACGAATCCAACGAACCAGCCCAGGTGAAACTTCTTGGGAGACAAGTCGTTATCCTTTCGATCGTGCTGATGAGTTTGCAGCTTGTTCGCGCAGCGGCGGCCTGTCGGCTCAGCTGAAAGTCGGTCGGCCGGAACTGTCGCTGTAGCGGCTGCGGCTGCGGTCGAGAGCGGCGGCAGCGGCCAGGGAGTCGATGTCCTGATAGGGCCGGCCGACGAACTGAGCGCTCGTCGGCATCCCGTTCGCATCGAATCCGGTCGGGACCGCCGTCGACGGGCAGCGGCCGAGAATATTGAACGGTCCGGTCATCAGGCCGTCGCGCTCGACGTTGCTGGCGACCTTGCCGTTGATGGTCGGGCCGCGGTCAACATACGACTGACCCGCGTCGAGTGCGATGGTGGCCAACGTGGGGCACAGCAGAATTCGATACTGCTCGAATACTCGCGACAGTGGCCGGTAGAACTGCGCTTCGGCTTCGTAGGTTTCGGCCATCGTCATGGCGGCCGCTCCGGCGGTCGACCGCTCGATGAAGTCGAGCGTGTAGTCGTTGAGCAGGTCGGCGTTGTCCACCGCATGGCGAGCGGCTGCCGCGCCGGCGATGTGACCGAAGTGCGCGTCCAGCATGGCCTTGATCTGCCCGCGTGTCCAGGGCAGTTCGATCTCATCGACGATGAACCCGAGCTGGCGAAGCTGCTCGGCCTCGGCCCGAAGGTTGTCCTCGATGGCCTGCTCGATCTCGTAGTCGCCCAGGTTGACACACAACGCCACTCGCCAGCCGGTCACGTCGGGAAGCCGGGCGGGCATGTCCAGTGTCGGCGCGAGGGTGGCGATATCGTCTGGATGGTGTCCCTGCATGATGCCGAAGAGCAGCGCGGCGTCGTCGACTGTCCTGGCCAAGGGGCCGTTCTGGCAGTAGTGGTCCAGGTTCCATGGCGGTACGTCGGGAACTCGGCCGTACGAGGGTTTGAAGCCGACGACTCCGCAGAACGCGGCGGGGATGCGGATGGAACCGCCAATGTCCGATCCCGTCGCCAGCGTGGTGGTTCCGGCCGCCAGCGCGGCACCCGAGCCTCCGGACGAGCCACCTGCCGACTTGGTGAAATCCCACGGCGTCGGGGTCAGGCCCCACATCCGCGACTGGGTGAATGGCGCACAACAGAACTCGGGTGTGGTCGTCCGTGCATGCATGATGCCGCCGGCATCGAAGATGCGCTGGGCCAGGGGCGCGGTCTCCGTCGCGATATGGCCGGCGTGGGTCAGGGAACCTTCCGTGTGTGAAAGTCCTTGTATTGGGACTTCCTCCTTGATGGCGACGGCAAGACCCTCCAGCGGTCGAGCCCTGTGTCCGTCACCCGCGTATGCATCTGCCGCGCGGCGAGCCATTTCAAGAGCATCGTCGAAGAACGTCTCAGCGAATGCGTTGATCTGGGGTTCGAGCTGCTCGGCCCGGTCAATCAGGGCCTGCATGAGTTCGACGGGAGAAAGCTCCTTGGCGCGAAACAGTTCCAATGCGTCCGCAGCAGAGATATAGGCCAGGTCCTCGACCGTGGTGATGTCGGTACTGCGACCGATAATCGATGTCATTGCATAGCCTTTCACCGCCCTGGGCGGCCGATAAAGTTCAACCAACTGCTGATCTGCCGCTGTCGCAGCACTGGCAACGAAGTGCTGAGCACCCGGTGACCGGGACAGGGGAGAGCGATCGGCAGTGGCGCCCCCAGCACGAGGGCGCCACTGCCGATCCGGGTCACTGATCCAACCAGACCTCGTTGAGTCCGGCCATCCTGAATCCGACCTGCTTGCCGCCGGCATAGGCGTCGAGCCCCTGCACCTTGCCGGCGTGCGCAGTGAGGAAGTCGCCGTATCCCCAGACGATGTAGATGTGCTCCTGCTGAATCTGCTTGGCGAGTTCGGCGTAGGCGGCGTTTCGTGCGTCGGCATCCATCAGCGCCTGTGCTTCGAAGAAGGCCCGGTCGAATTCGGGGTTGGCGAAGCCGACCTCGTCGAAGAACGCGCCGTTGAGCATCGTCATCCGGGCCAGGTACTCGAAGGATGCACCCAGCCATGCGGTCATGCCGAAGTCCCAGGACAGGTATCCGGCATCGGGATTGAACACGTCCTGACCGGGAACGGTGCTGAAGTCAATCGTGATCCCGGCCGCCTTGGCGGACTCTTGGAAGACCTGGGCGCACTCGACCATTCCCGGCCCGCCCGGACCAAGGTGCAGTGTGATGCTGGGATTGTTGATCCCCGCTTTGGCGAGCACGGACTTGGCGCGCTCCGGGTCGTAGCTGATCGTCTCGGCGTCCTTGGGGAAGGACGGGAAGTTCACTCCGAAGAGGTCCGAGGCGACCGTACCCTTGCCCTGCAGAGCGACATCGACACACTTCTGCCGGTCGATGGCCAGCGACAGTGCCTCACGAAGCGCCGGCTGGTTGGTGGGCGCCGAGTCGGCGCGCATGTAGAAGTTCGACGCTGCCGCACCAGTCTTCGCGGCCACGGAGACACCGGCCTGTTCGAACGCCGCCACGGACGTCGGCGACACGTCGACGGAGACATCGACAGCACCGGAGAGTACGGCGTTGACGCGCGCGGTCTCATCGCTCATCGGCATCACCACGAGTTCGTCGAGGTGCGCCTTCGTGCCCCAGTAGTCGTCGTTGCGAACGAAGACGCTGCGATCACCGCGCGTCCATGACTTGAACTTGAACGGACCGGTTCCGACTGGCGCTTCGAAGTTCTCGGTGCCCGACTTGACGATCGATGTCGACGGGTCGACGAAGAACGACGGGAAGTCTCCGGCGGGCTTCTTCAGTTGGAAGACGATGGTGTGATCGTCGACCTTCTCAGTCCGGTCGAAGTCGACAACCGAGAGGGTGGCGGCCGCGGCAGCGCCTGAGTCCACAACCCGGCGAAGCGAATACAGCACGTCTGCGGCCGTGAGCGGTGTGCCGTCATGGAACTTGACGTTCTCACGAACCGACATCGTCCACTCGGTGCCGTCTTCGTTGGGGGTGAACTCGGACGCGAGCAGCATCTGGGGGCTGCCGTCCTGGCCCAGTTCGACGAGCTGATCGTAGAGTGCGCCGAGCCTGGTCTGGTCGGGCGTGTTCGCCCATTTGGTGGGGTCGAGGGTCTCGGTCTGTCCCCCGCCGATCGCGGCGAGCGTGAGCGTGCCGCCGTCCTTTGGAGTTCCCGTCGACTGCTGCCCGGAGTCCTGTGCCGGGGTACCGCAAGCCGGTACCAACACCAGGATCGCCGCGGCCGCGATGAGGCTGCGTGCCCACGGCTTATGGACCAGTGGCTGAATCTTCTTCACGGACCTGCCTTTCCGATTTTTCGGTGTCGCGCAACGCAGAAGCCTTGCGCCCTGCCTTTCTTGACTTGCAGCGCACACTATCAGTACCTTCCGAAATTGAGAACGGTTGTACGAAATATCGACAAACGAAGGGCCGGCATTGGATTCGCGACGGGAAGAACTCACCTCGGTTGACGCCAGGACGGGTGAGGTGGCGTCACTGGCCACATCCAGCACACCACCGGATGAGCTGACGTCGATGGCCCGCGACGCTGCGGCTGCGGTGCCCTATCTGTGCGGCCTGGGCCGGACCGGCCGCGCCGCGCTGCTCAACCAACTGGCCGATGCCCTGGAGCGACGACGGTCGGACATCGTCGACGTCGCCGACAAGGAGACCGCGCTGGGCGGCGTTCGCCTCAACGGTGAGCTCACCCGGACATGTGTGCAGCTGCGATTCATGGCTGAGGTGGTGGCCGAGGGCAGTTACCTCAACGCGTCGATCGATCATCCCGGTGACACCCCGATGGGGGTGCGCCCGGACCTGCGGAGAACATCCATCCCGATGGGCCCCGTGGCGGTCTTCGGGGCCAGTAATTTCCCCCTCGCGTTCAGCGTGCCCGGTGGCGACACCGCATCCGCGCTTGCCGCCGGGTGCCCGGTGATCGCAAAGGCGCATCCCTCCCACGTTGCGACATCGGCGCTGATCGCTGAGATCTGGCTGGATGAACTGCAGCGATTTGGCGCGCCCCCAGGGGTGTTCAGCATCGTTTATGGGATGGACGCCGGAACCGCGTTGATCCTTGACCCGAACATCAAGGCGGTCGGTTTCACGGGATCGCTGGCCGGCGGGCGCGCGCTCTTCGACCTGGCGGGCCGGCGGGAAACGCCGATCCCCTTCTACGGCGAGTTGGGCAGCGTCAATCCACTCGTGGTGACGGCAGCGGCCGCCGATGATCGCGGGGAGTCCATCGGTGCCGGTATCGCGGCATCGATGACACTGGGAGTCGGTCAGTTCTGCACCAAGCCCGGCCTGTTTCTGATCCCGGCCTCCCCCGCGGGCGACCGAGTCGTCGAAGCGCTGGTCTCTGGTCTGCGCGGCGTCGAGCCCGCATACCCGTTGAATGCCGGGATCCGCGAGGCGTACCGCGAAGGAGTCGCTCGGATCGCCACCGTCGCAGAGGTTCTCGTGGGCCAGGCCACGACCGACGGTCGTCAGATCGGGCCAGTGCTGGCAGCCGCTGATGTCGAAGCGGTCGTTGGGGACGGACAACGTCTGCTCACCCACGAGATCTTTGGCCCCTTCGGCCTGTTGGTTCGGTACCGGGAGACAGCCGAAGTCCTCCGCGTGCTCAGAAGCCTTCCGGCCACCCTCACCGGTACCGTGCATGTCGGCGATGCCGATCAGGACGCGGCCGCGATCACCACCGAGCTCGAAAACCTCTCCGGCAGAATTGTTTACAATGGATACCCGACCGGGGTTGCGGTGTCGTGGTCGATGCAGCACGGCGGCCCCTATCCGGCATCCACGGTCTCCGCGTCGACGTCGGTCGGTGCCGCCGCGGTCGGCCGTTGGATCCGCCCACTCTGCTACCAGGACGCGCCTCAGTCGGTGTTGCCCGACGAACTCCGAGACACTCCGTCGCAACCTCTTCCACGCCGGATAGACGGGCGTCTGATCACCCCCACCCCCCAACCAGGAGCCAACTGATGAGCCTCATCCGAGGTGCTATCCCCGTCGTGCCGACAGTGTTCAACGACGAGCACGAACTCGACTGTGCCGGACAACGGAGGGTCGTCGACTTCCTCGTCGACGCCCGCTCGGCCGCCATCTGCGCTATGGCGAACTACTCGGAGCAGTTCTCACTGACCGACACCGAGCGCGACGTCGTCGTCGAAACCACGATCGATCAGGCCGCGGGGCGGATTCCGGTCTGCGTGGCCACCAGTCACTACAGCGCCCGTGTCGCGGCGGAGCGCAGTCGGCGCGCTCAGGAACAGGGTGCGGCACTTGTGATGCTCATGCCCCCGTTCGTCGGCGCCTCGGTGACGGTCGACGAGCGAGGTGTCGTCGAGTACTTCACGCGCGTGGCCGAGGCCATCGACATCCCGATCATGATCCAGGATGCGCCGATGAGTCCGACGCCGTTGTCGGCTGAACTGCTCGCTCGGCTCGCACGCACCATTCCGCACGTGCAGTACGCGAAGATCGAAGTGGCTCATGCCGCCGACAAGATCCGTCGAGTGCACCAGATGGCCGGGGAGGACATGCCCGGCCTCTACGACGGCGAGGAGGCGGTGACGCTCATCCCTGATCTGTTGGCCGGGGCTCAGGGCACGATGAGCAGTTCGATGATCCCAGAGATTCTGGCAGAGGCCATCCGACTGTTCCATGACGGCGAACGCGATGCGG
The DNA window shown above is from Mycolicibacterium confluentis and carries:
- a CDS encoding dihydrodipicolinate synthase family protein, coding for MSLIRGAIPVVPTVFNDEHELDCAGQRRVVDFLVDARSAAICAMANYSEQFSLTDTERDVVVETTIDQAAGRIPVCVATSHYSARVAAERSRRAQEQGAALVMLMPPFVGASVTVDERGVVEYFTRVAEAIDIPIMIQDAPMSPTPLSAELLARLARTIPHVQYAKIEVAHAADKIRRVHQMAGEDMPGLYDGEEAVTLIPDLLAGAQGTMSSSMIPEILAEAIRLFHDGERDAAQGVWEDALPLIQFENRQCGLRATKILLKEGGIIGSDATRSPMRTVHPDTRVQLIELAKRKNALILRWA